From a region of the Planktothrix sp. FACHB-1365 genome:
- a CDS encoding type II toxin-antitoxin system RelE/ParE family toxin — MSNEGYAIRFKKSAAKELRGLDLDLQLRISEAIDCLSLEPRPEGVVKLKGSDNFYRIRISDYRVIYTINDEDRIVRIMRVRHRRDVYRG; from the coding sequence ATGTCAAATGAAGGTTATGCTATCCGTTTTAAGAAATCAGCAGCTAAAGAGTTGCGAGGGTTAGATCTTGATCTTCAGTTACGCATTAGCGAGGCGATTGATTGTTTGAGTTTAGAACCTCGTCCAGAAGGGGTGGTAAAGTTGAAGGGAAGCGATAATTTCTATCGGATTCGCATCAGTGACTATCGAGTTATTTATACGATTAATGATGAAGATAGAATAGTCCGTATCATGCGCGTCAGACATCGGCGAGACGTTTATCGTGGTTAG
- a CDS encoding DUF5615 family PIN-like protein — MPKTIRFHLDENVSNAIAEGLRRRGIDVTTTSETDLIGASDHEQINFALDQKRVIFTQDADFLRISRAGIPHNGIVYCQQKSHSIGYIIRGLTLIWEYLEPEEMLSRVEFI; from the coding sequence ATGCCTAAAACAATTCGCTTTCATTTGGATGAAAATGTCAGCAATGCCATTGCAGAGGGTTTGCGACGACGGGGAATTGATGTCACCACCACATCAGAAACCGATTTGATCGGTGCATCGGATCACGAACAAATTAATTTTGCCCTAGATCAAAAACGAGTCATTTTTACCCAAGATGCAGATTTTTTGCGGATATCTAGAGCCGGAATCCCTCATAATGGCATTGTTTACTGTCAACAAAAAAGTCACTCGATTGGATATATTATTCGCGGTTTGACTTTAATTTGGGAATATTTAGAACCAGAGGAAATGCTCTCTAGGGTTGAGTTTATTTGA
- a CDS encoding DUF433 domain-containing protein — METVISEHIEITPDVCGGKPRISGHRIKVQDIVIWSEEMGMSPDEILYHYPSITLADVYAALAYYHDHREEIRSQIRADEAFVQEMQAQTPSLLQERLKHRNA, encoded by the coding sequence ATGGAAACCGTCATTTCAGAACATATTGAGATCACTCCTGATGTCTGTGGAGGTAAGCCGCGAATTTCAGGACATCGAATTAAAGTGCAGGATATTGTCATTTGGTCTGAAGAAATGGGGATGTCACCCGATGAGATTTTGTACCACTACCCATCGATTACTTTAGCTGATGTCTATGCGGCTTTAGCTTATTATCACGACCATCGAGAAGAAATCCGATCTCAAATTCGCGCAGATGAAGCGTTTGTCCAAGAAATGCAAGCACAAACTCCTTCTCTCCTACAAGAAAGGTTAAAGCATCGAAATGCCTAA
- a CDS encoding type II toxin-antitoxin system VapC family toxin: MRLLLDTHTLLWFFMGNSQLTDQVRDLIEDTQNQKLISVASVWEMAIKQSQNKLNLQNNAADYIEEKIKWSDFELLPIHLNHLRLLSHLPFYHKDPFDRLLIVQSIEENIPILSKDIAFDAYPIQRIWD; the protein is encoded by the coding sequence ATGCGGTTACTTCTTGATACTCATACGTTACTCTGGTTTTTTATGGGTAATTCTCAATTAACTGATCAGGTGCGGGATTTAATAGAAGATACTCAAAATCAAAAGCTGATTAGTGTAGCCAGTGTTTGGGAAATGGCAATTAAACAAAGTCAAAACAAGTTGAATTTACAGAATAACGCAGCCGATTATATTGAGGAAAAAATTAAATGGTCTGATTTTGAGCTATTACCGATTCATCTCAATCATTTAAGGCTGTTATCCCACCTTCCATTTTATCATAAAGATCCTTTTGATCGACTGTTAATTGTTCAATCTATCGAAGAGAATATCCCGATTTTGAGTAAAGATATTGCTTTCGATGCTTATCCAATTCAAAGAATTTGGGACTAA
- a CDS encoding type II toxin-antitoxin system Phd/YefM family antitoxin, giving the protein MKSIDINQALPQILELIDMAFAGEEILITKNNYQTIKITPFSPANQRPLLFGCDQDRISMSDDFDQPLDDFQDYL; this is encoded by the coding sequence ATGAAAAGTATTGATATTAACCAAGCCTTACCACAAATTTTGGAACTAATAGACATGGCTTTTGCTGGAGAAGAAATTCTGATTACTAAAAATAATTATCAAACGATTAAAATTACTCCATTTTCTCCTGCTAACCAACGCCCGCTTTTATTTGGTTGTGATCAAGATCGGATTTCCATGTCTGATGATTTTGATCAACCTTTAGATGATTTTCAGGACTATCTGTAA